One segment of Salvelinus fontinalis isolate EN_2023a chromosome 42, ASM2944872v1, whole genome shotgun sequence DNA contains the following:
- the LOC129841109 gene encoding DNA repair protein complementing XP-A cells homolog: MDLLEPPTPVKDNVSSPSESKAKNCDLSPAMRAKIERNRQRALMLRQARLASRPSAGEGGGTSAKVAKIVDSGGGFFIDEEEEGQEEQRTKEVVHQPAPVIEADYLLCDDCDKPFMDSYLSNGFDLAVCDNCRDNEVKHKLISRTEAKQLFLLKDCDLDQREPVLRFVLRKNPHNPHWGDMKLYLKLQVEMRSLEVWGSEEALEEAKEAREENREVQKQKRFNKKVKELRRAVRSSVWTKDTSAHQHEYGPEELVDEEEDLYRKVCNTCGHELTYEKM, translated from the exons ATGGATCTGTTGGAGCCTCCCACGCCGGTGAAGGATAATGTTTCTTCTCCTTCGGAGTCCAAAGCCAAGAACTGCGATCTGTCCCCCGCGATGAGAGCCAAGATCGAACGAAACAGACAGCGGGCTCTGATGCTGAGGCAAGCCCGACTGGCCAGCAGACCATCGGCAGGAGAAGGGGGTGGAACCTCGGCTAAAGTCGCTAAGATAGTCGACTCTGGAGGAGGGTTCTTCATTGATGAAGAAGAAGAGGGACAGGAGGAGCAAAGGACAAAGGAAGTGGTGCATCAACCAG CTCCGGTGATAGAGGCAGACTATCTGCTGTGTGATGACTGTGACAAGCCGTTTATGGATTCCTACCTCAGCAACGGCTTCGATCTGGCAGTCTGTGACAACTGCAG AGACAACGAGGTGAAACACAAGCTGATATCCCGTACAGAGGCTAAGCAGCTCTTCCTACTGAAGGACTGTGACCTGGACCAGAGGGAGCCAGTGCTGAGGTTCGTCCTGAGAAAGAACCCACACAACCCTCACTGGGGAGACATGAAACTCTACCTCAAGCTGCAG GTGGAGATGCGCTCCTTAGAGGTGTGGGGCTCTGAGGAGGCCCTGGAGGAGGCCAAGGAGGccagagaggagaacagggaggtGCAGAAGCAGAAGCGCTTCAACAAAAAGGTTAAAG AGCTCCGCCGTGCGGTGAGGAGCAGCGTGTGGACAAAGGACACCAGTGCTCACCAGCACGAGTACGGCCCTGAGGAGCTagtggatgaagaggaggatcTCTACAGGAAGGTCTGTAACACCTGTGGACATGAACTGACCTATGAGAAGATGTAG